The Gammaproteobacteria bacterium DNA window TGGTTAGATTAGAAATCTTATTGGTAATGTAATCCCATGCCTTACTATGAGGGTCAACAAATGTTGTTTTTTTCAGCCATACCATAGCGGCTGCCGGGATAAGAACTGTGGCAACAAATAAGGATGCAATAATAGCCGCAGTAATGGCAATTGATAAGTCAGCAAACAGCTGCCCACTTTGATCTCTTAAAAATAGTACCGGTAAGAATATCGCTACTGTTGTTGCAGTAGATGCTAGCAATGCTGGCCATACTTGCGCAGTACCTTTTAGAGCCGCATTAAATCCTGACTCATCTTTTTCTTTAAGGCGAACAATATTTTCAAGTACAATAATGGCAGCATCCATCACCATACCTACAGCAAATGCCATTGCTGCTAATGAGATAACATTAATTGATTTATTCGACGCTAGAATAATTACAAATGCTACGCATAAACATAAGGGTATGGTTATTGTGACAACCATGGTTGCGCGAAAACGTCGCAAGAACCACCATAAGATTAGTACAGCAAGGATAATTCCTAGTCCGAGGTTGCTGCGAAGTAGTTCAATTGCACTGTGGATATAAACAGTTTCATCATATACTTGCTCAATGTTTAACTTGGAACGCTGTAATGGACCTTCGCTTAATTCTGACATGGCAGTTTGTAGGTCAGCCATTACATCTAAAACATTTACACCCGATTCACGATAAGCATTAACAGCAATGGCAGGCTCACCACGAGTAATCACAAAATTGTCACGATCGGCAGGTTGAACAGTGACAGTTGCAATATCTCTTAAGTAAATTGGCTGCCCGTCACGCCATTCTATTACTAGTGTTTGTAAATCTTGAGGGTCAAGTGCGCCGGTGTAGCGTAAAATATACCTGCGTTTACCCACGTCAGCTGTACCGCCTGATACATCTTCATTGCTTCCAACTGTTCTGGCGGCATTAACGACATCAACACCTATACCTGCAGCACGGTATGGATCTACAGTGATTCGTACTTCACGTTCGTTGCCGCCACGCACCTCAGATAAAGCCACTCCCGCAACGCGCTCGAAACGAGATTGAACAACCTCTTCTATATAGTCGCGATAGTCTTCAATGTTTGTTGAATTATCTTTATCGGGTTTAATAATGAACCAAGCAATAGGCCGGCTGCGTCCCCCTGCGGTACTAAGTATTGGTTCATCTGCATCTGTTGGGTATTCTGGAACACGATTAAGGCGATTAATGACTTCAATTAAGCCGCGCTCAAGACTAAAATCAACATCGAATGAAATAGTAATCTTGCCTGAGCCCTGTCTTGCTTCAGATAATAACTCTGTCATACCAGGCAAACCACGCAGTTGGTCTTCTTGTGGTTCAATGATCTCTGCCTCCACTTCTTCAGGGGCAGCGCCACGCCAGTCCGTGGTGATTGTAATTTCTGGACGTTCAACTTCAGGAGTAAGTTGGATAGGCAATGCGCGTAACGATAGGTATCCAAACAATACAATTAATAAAGCAGTGACTAAGCCTGCAGTAGGATTACTTAGTGCGAGTTTAGTTGGGCTCATTAGATATTATGACAGTCTCACCAGGTCGTAAACGCTCTCCACCTCTAGTGACAATACGATCGTCAGGCTTGATAGCGCCAATTAATTCAACATATTCACCATCACCAATACCGACTTCTATGCTGATTTGCTCTGAAATATTTTCTGCATTAATACGAAACACGCTAATGCTACCTTTCCTTAAAACTAAAGCATCCCTATTAATTGAAACCACTTCACGTGCTTTGGCGGTTGGTATTGAAACACGTACTAATGTTCCAGGAGGTAATGGTTGCTGAGGTTTTAAGCGTAATTCAAACAATCGTGATGTGGTTGTTCCTACTGGAACTATTGTTTGAACATTCGCTTTAATTTTTTGCTCAGCATTATGAACACTTAAAGCACTATTAAGAGTGATGAGTGAGTAAATATTTTGTGGAACACGCACTTGAATTTCTGGGTTATTGAAATCAATCAAACGTACTAATGGGTTTCCATTTTGAGTCCATTCTCCTGACTGAGCAAAGCGTTCGCTGATCACGCCTGCAAACGGTGCGCGTAAATTCGAACGAGAAATGCGTTCTTCAATTTGAGCTAGTCTTGCTCGCGCAGCAATAATATTGCTTCTAGCCACCGAGCGATTTGAGATAGATTGGTCTAATTCGTTTTGCGCTATATTGTTTTGCTTGATTAAACGTTGAAAACGTTTAACTTCTTTCTCAAATAAATCGAGTTGAGCTTTCTCACTTTGGATAATGGCTAATTCTTCTGAGCGCTGCTGTTGTAAGAAAATGTCATCTAAGCTCGCGACGATATCTCCTTTTTCAACAATAGTCCCCACGTCGGCAACCCATGTAAGCCGACCTTCAACTTCAGAAGATATGCGCGCATCATTTTTACTAATGACAGTACCAGAATACTCGGCTGTTGGAGCTAGTTCGCGTAATTGAGCGATATCCACCACAACTGGTTTGACACGACTTGGTGGGCCCGCAGCAAAAATTGTATTCGTATTGATCAATAAGATAAATACGATGGAAATATTTTTAATTATAATGTTCATGGGTATTGGGGATTGTACCTTATGCAGAAATAATGCATACACTACACAGGTAGTATATATCGAATATTAAATTGATATAGATATAGTAATCTATGTGCTAGAGAGTGCACCAGAACAACTACTGCCTTGCCCTGCAGTGCAGCCGTAGCAATGATTGCCGGTCTTAATGGCTAAATCAGTTACATTGGTGGAAAATAAATCACTTATATGCAGTGGGCGTTTAGCTTTTGAATGTAATGGCTCCTCGAGCATCTGATTAAAATCGCAATCATAGACATTACCCTGCCAATCAATACTGACAGTATCTTTGCACATTACAGTAGACAAATTTGCTGTTTGATGATTGTTGCGCAATGTATTCATATAGCTTTCGAAATGCCCCGTCGATAGAAGGCTGCTGCCAAAGCGCTGGATAGGCATATTAGTTATTACGAACAGCTCATTGAAATAAATGCCGTAATCTTGCGACAAACGTTTTTTGTACTCTTGTTCTAATTCTACTTGTGATGGAGGTAACACTGGACCGCTTGGGTTAAACACCAGATGTAAATTTAGCTTTTTATTTTCAGCGTAACCGAGCTTATTTAGTAGTTGCAATGCTTCTATGCTAAGAGAAAATACACCTTTGCCACGCTGTTTGTTGACATTCTCTTCTGTATAGCAAGGTAGTGACGCAACAATTTCTACTTGGTTATCGGCTAAAAATTTAGCTAAATCTTCTTGCTTAGGCTCAAACAAGATAGTCAGATTACATCGGTCACGAACAGTAACGTTAGCATTATTTGCAGCGACAACAAGTTGACGAAAACGTGGGTGTAATTCAGGTGCGCCACCCGTCACATCAAGTAGGGCAACATTATGTTCTGAGATGTATTCAATCACTAGGTCTAAGGTTTCATCATCCATCATCTCTGTGCGAGTTGGACCAGCATTGACATGGCAATGAGTACACGATTGATTACACTTGTAGCCAAGGTTGACTTGTAGTGTGGTTAATTGATTGCGCCTAATTGAGGGGAAATCACTAGGGAATAATAAATGTTTTGTTTCACGCAT harbors:
- the arsS gene encoding arsenosugar biosynthesis radical SAM protein ArsS (Some members of this family are selenoproteins.); the protein is MRETKHLLFPSDFPSIRRNQLTTLQVNLGYKCNQSCTHCHVNAGPTRTEMMDDETLDLVIEYISEHNVALLDVTGGAPELHPRFRQLVVAANNANVTVRDRCNLTILFEPKQEDLAKFLADNQVEIVASLPCYTEENVNKQRGKGVFSLSIEALQLLNKLGYAENKKLNLHLVFNPSGPVLPPSQVELEQEYKKRLSQDYGIYFNELFVITNMPIQRFGSSLLSTGHFESYMNTLRNNHQTANLSTVMCKDTVSIDWQGNVYDCDFNQMLEEPLHSKAKRPLHISDLFSTNVTDLAIKTGNHCYGCTAGQGSSCSGALSST
- a CDS encoding efflux RND transporter periplasmic adaptor subunit translates to MNIIIKNISIVFILLINTNTIFAAGPPSRVKPVVVDIAQLRELAPTAEYSGTVISKNDARISSEVEGRLTWVADVGTIVEKGDIVASLDDIFLQQQRSEELAIIQSEKAQLDLFEKEVKRFQRLIKQNNIAQNELDQSISNRSVARSNIIAARARLAQIEERISRSNLRAPFAGVISERFAQSGEWTQNGNPLVRLIDFNNPEIQVRVPQNIYSLITLNSALSVHNAEQKIKANVQTIVPVGTTTSRLFELRLKPQQPLPPGTLVRVSIPTAKAREVVSINRDALVLRKGSISVFRINAENISEQISIEVGIGDGEYVELIGAIKPDDRIVTRGGERLRPGETVIISNEPN
- a CDS encoding efflux RND transporter permease subunit, whose product is MSPTKLALSNPTAGLVTALLIVLFGYLSLRALPIQLTPEVERPEITITTDWRGAAPEEVEAEIIEPQEDQLRGLPGMTELLSEARQGSGKITISFDVDFSLERGLIEVINRLNRVPEYPTDADEPILSTAGGRSRPIAWFIIKPDKDNSTNIEDYRDYIEEVVQSRFERVAGVALSEVRGGNEREVRITVDPYRAAGIGVDVVNAARTVGSNEDVSGGTADVGKRRYILRYTGALDPQDLQTLVIEWRDGQPIYLRDIATVTVQPADRDNFVITRGEPAIAVNAYRESGVNVLDVMADLQTAMSELSEGPLQRSKLNIEQVYDETVYIHSAIELLRSNLGLGIILAVLILWWFLRRFRATMVVTITIPLCLCVAFVIILASNKSINVISLAAMAFAVGMVMDAAIIVLENIVRLKEKDESGFNAALKGTAQVWPALLASTATTVAIFLPVLFLRDQSGQLFADLSIAITAAIIASLFVATVLIPAAAMVWLKKTTFVDPHSKAWDYITNKISNLTTTSSSRLLIVALLITVPIASSVLLFPDRDYLPTGNRNLVFGFILPPPGVNVEHIKDEMGDVIADRIQPYLTGEKQPKIKHYFFVARAGSIFIGGRAEDPSKVDELVGILNSAVSGFPDTFAIVRKASLFSGFGANREIEVNVQGRNIDALIESALVGFITIPQKLPGARVRPRPGLELAEPELQFAPRDDRLREAGWNRETLAQVSRILGDGMQVGEYFDGDERLDILVRVPTWETPEQLTAIPLHTPDAGVVPFGELVDVIRTAGPNTIRRLDRRRTITLEVTPPDDIPLEQALKIIQSEVAPIMEPSLPNDGVIRYGGSADNLNIAIDNLSNSFIVALIILLLLMAALFRSFFDSLLVMLALPLATIGGVIALKLLVLPADLLTLIGFIILLGLVVNNAILLVYQARSSEREGLIRSDAIKNAVRTRIRPILMSTSTTVFGMLPLIIFAGAGTELYRGLAAVIVGGMIVSTFFTLVLIPSLLQFNLNK